The Urocitellus parryii isolate mUroPar1 chromosome 6, mUroPar1.hap1, whole genome shotgun sequence genome includes a window with the following:
- the LOC113177042 gene encoding olfactory receptor 4K3-like: MEGANQSVVHQFILQGLCNSKELQIFLFLSFSILYMMTMVGNLFVVLLTITDPHLHSPMYFLLANLSFVDFCLSSVTTPKLTTDLLKDKKTISFGGCMSQILCVHFFAGGEMVLLVTMAYDRYVAICKPLHYSSVMDRQKCIWLVLISWIIGFVHAMSQLIMILELPFCGPRVVDSFFCDIPLVLKLACMDTNTLGMLINADSGILATTCFIVLLVSYTYILLTVRLHSEGGASKALSTCTSHIIVVVLFFGPCIFIYLWPVSITWVDKFLAVFYTVITPLLNPAIYTLRNKDIKRATKKLEGYFVFHAIQRNLRIFFQE; this comes from the exons ATGGAAGGAGCAAACCAATCTGTGGTGCATCAGTTCATTTTGCAGGGACTTTGTAACTCAAAGGAGCTACagatcttcctcttcctctcattCTCCATACTCTACATGATGACTATGGTGGGCAACCTCTTTGTTGTGCTGTTAACCATCACTGACCCCCATCTTCATTCCCCCATGTACTTCCTGTTAGCTAATCTCTCCTTTGTTGACTTCTGCCTTTCCTCAGTCACCACCCCTAAATTGACCACAGACCTCCTAAAGGACAAGAAGACCATTTCTTTTGGGGGATGCATGAGCCAGATCCTCTGTGTTCATTTCTTTGCAGGGGGTGAGATGGTGCTTCTTGTGACAATGGCCTATGACCgttatgtggccatctgcaaaccacTCCATTACTCCAGCGTCATGGACAGACAAAAGTGCATCTGGCTAGTTCTGATATCATGGATCATTGGCTTTGTGCATGCCATGAGTCAACTGATTATGATTTTGGAGCTGCCCTTCTGTGGCCCCAGAGTAGTAGACAGCTTTTTCTGTGACATTCCTTTAGTGCTTAAATTAGCCTGCATGGACACTAATACTTTGGGAATGCTGATAAATGCAGACAGTGGTATTTTGGCAACAACTTGCTTCATTGTTTTGCTGGTCTCCTACACCTATATCCTATTAACTGTCCGCCTTCACTCTGAAGGTGGTGCCTCAAAGGCCCTGTCGACCTGCACTTCCCACATCATAGTGGTGGTGTTGTTCTTTGGACCCTGCATCTTCATCTATCTGTGGCCAGTCAGCATCACTTGGGTGGACAAGTTTCTAGCTGTGTTTTACACAGTAATCACACCTCTGCTGAACCCAGCCATTTACACActgagaaataaagatattaagagAGCCACAAAGAAAC TTGAAGGCTATTTTGTGTTCCATGCAATTCAAAGgaatctaagaatttttttccaagaataa
- the LOC113177041 gene encoding olfactory receptor 4F15-like, whose translation MYESNFSEVSEFILLGLSNYRPVQHFLLAFSTVFYLTIILGNTLVVFTVTFDAHLHSPMYFLLANLSFIDLCFSTLAVPKMIHDLYSRDKTISFQECLIQIFVLHILGGSEMVLLVAMALDRYVAICKPLHYLTIMSPRMCSLLLSGAWLIGIIHSVIQVAFVVHLPFCGPNEIDSFYCDLPWFIKLACIDTYRMEFLVTAISGFISIGTFFLLIISYILILFTVWKCPSGGLSKALSTLSAHISVVVLFFGPCIFVYMWPFPTVPVDKFLAIVDFLITPILNPAIYTMRNKDMKMAMRRMISQLLGLPKISK comes from the coding sequence ATGTATGAATCCAATTTCTCTGAAGTTTCTGAATTTATATTGCTGGGACTTTCTAACTACAGACCAGTGCAGCATTTCCTCCTTGCCTTCTCTACAGTGTTTTATCTCACGATTATTCTGGGAAACACCCTTGTTGTGTTTACAGTGACCTTCGATGCTCATTTACATTCTCCCATGTACTTTCTTTTAGCTAAcctttcatttattgatttgtgtttttCCACCTTAGCAGTTCCTAAAATGATTCATGACCTGTATTCTAGGGATAAAACCATATCATTCCAGGAGTGTCTCATCCAAATTTTTGTCCTTCATATTCTGGGTGGATCTGAGATGGTGCTCCTGGTAGCCATGGCCTTGGACAgatatgtggccatctgcaagcccctCCACTACCTGACCATCATGAGCCCACGGATGTGCAGTTTGCTTCTGTCTGGTGCTTGGCTTATTGGTATCATTCACTCAGTGATTCAGGTAGCTTTTGTTGTCCATTTACCTTTCTGTGGTCCTAATGAGATAGACAGCTTTTACTGTGATCTTCCCTGGTTTATCAAACTGGCCTGCATAGATACCTATAGAATGGAGTTCTTGGTAACTGCTATCAGTGGATTCATTTCCATAGGCACCTTCTTCTTGCTGATTATCTCTTATATTCTCATCCTGTTCACTGTATGGAAATGCCCTTCAGGTGGTTTGTCCAAGGCCCTCTCTACCCTTTCAGCTCACATCTCtgtggtggttttgttttttggaccatgcatctttgtttatatgtggccATTTCCCACAGTGCCAGTGGATAAGTTTCTTGCCATTGTGGACTTTCTGATCACACCCATCCTGAATCCTGCCATTTACACAATGAGGAACAAAGACATGAAGATGGCAATGAGGAGAATGATTAGTCAGCTCCTGGGTCTGCCGAAAATCTCCAAATAA